In Amyelois transitella isolate CPQ chromosome 26, ilAmyTran1.1, whole genome shotgun sequence, the following proteins share a genomic window:
- the LOC132903417 gene encoding jerky protein homolog-like, with product MNPSHSTRKRRGESWSEDTMKVAIKAVQRGHLTQRSAAARYNIPRRTLRDHLKTGQEIKRLGRKPILTNTQEKDLASRIKRFASIGIPLTPKFIRKQAFLFCERYDIKNNFNKSKRIAGVDWLRYFLKRNPSISKRKSQIMNPARAQKLNKPIVQQHFQNIRKLYDELDILRHPERLYNMDEKGCRITVHKQHTVLAEKGSRRVHLIAPEHAENVTIAMCVNAIGTSIPAMILFKGQRQRPDLTENLPAGTLVRMAPKGSMTSDLFVEFIQHLARHKVVDKCLLIFDGAKCHLSVEALDEAEKNDIVLYCLPSNTTHELQPLDKSVNKSFEHHWDEAVLNYMSVSAVRTLNKADFNKIFSQVWPKCMTHSNIVNGFKATGLYPYNPEAIPEEAFAPSVLSEIPYPQNQNQPVQNPKSDANVDTDSDENQHNLDVNTSNLRNITLDEFNNDTDDNLTVMSRNEQCDNLHNFLHEPTPLTAQNISRIVDYSSSTDVSENELENPTPHDSFRNLCVSPSIIPESLSMLLEAPANK from the coding sequence ATGAATCCATCTCATTCCACACGTAAAAGAAGAGGGGAGTCATGGTCTGAAGACACTATGAAAGTTGCCATTAAAGCTGTGCAAAGAGGTCATTTGACTCAGCGATCAGCAGCGGCAAGGTATAATATTCCGCGAAGAACTTTAAGAGACCATTTAAAAACAGGTCAAGAAATTAAACGTTTGGGGAGAAAACCTATTTTAACGAATACACAAGAAAAAGATTTAGCATCGCGGATAAAAAGATTTGCTAGTATTGGGATTCCACTAACGCCTAAATTCATAAGAAAACAAGCTTTCTTATTTTGCGAGAGatatgacataaaaaataatttcaataaatccaAAAGGATTGCCGGCGTAGATTGGTTaagatactttttaaaaagaaatccaTCCATTAGTAAACGAAAATCGCAAATAATGAACCCAGCTCGTGCACAAAAGTTGAATAAACCTATTGTTCAACAACATTTTCAGAATATCCGCAAATTATATGATGAGTTAGACATACTGCGACATCCAGAGAGATTATATAATATGGATGAAAAGGGATGTCGAATAACTGTGCATAAACAGCATACAGTTTTGGCTGAAAAAGGGAGCAGAAGGGTTCATCTCATTGCCCCAGAACATGCAGAAAATGTCACCATTGCGATGTGTGTGAATGCCATAGGTACATCGATTCCAGCtatgattctttttaaaggCCAAAGACAAAGGCCAGACCTTACAGAAAATCTACCTGCTGGAACGTTAGTTAGAATGGCACCGAAGGGAAGTATGACTTCAGACCTATTTGTGGAATTTATTCAGCACCTGGCAAGACATAAAGTCGttgataaatgtttattaatttttgatggTGCAAAGTGCCATCTATCAGTTGAGGCGTTAGATGAAGCTGAAAAGAATGATATAGTTTTGTACTGCCTTCCTTCCAATACTACTCACGAGCTGCAACCGTTAGACAAATCGGTAAATAAATCCTTTGAGCATCACTGGGATGAAGCTGTCTTGAATTACATGTCAGTAAGCGCTGTTAGGACATTGAATAAAGctgatttcaataaaatattttcacaagtGTGGCCCAAATGTATGACACACTCTAATATAGTGAACGGATTTAAAGCAACAGGCTTATATCCCTATAACCCTGAAGCAATACCAGAAGAAGCATTTGCTCCGTCAGTTTTATCTGAAATTCCATATCCTCAAAATCAAAACCAACCAGTGCAGAATCCTAAATCTGATGCTAATGTTGACACTGACTCTGACGAAAATCAGCATAATCTTGATGTAAACACATCAAACCTACGAAACATTACTCTTGATGAATTTAATAATGATACTGACGACAATCTAACTGTGATGTCACGTAATGAACAGTGTGACAatcttcataattttttacatgaaCCAACACCATTAACAGCTCAAAACATATCTCGTATTGTTGATTATAGCTCATCTACTGATGTTTCTGAAAATGAATTGGAAAACCCTACGCCGCATGATTCGTTCCGTAATTTATGTGTTTCACCTTCCATAATTCCTGAGAGTCTTTCTATGTTACTTGAAGCACCTGCAAACAAATAA